The Desulfurobacteriaceae bacterium region AATGGTTGAGTGGTTGGTTGACTGGTTAAATGGTTAATGTAGGAATTGGTTAAACAGGAAAAGGCGAAAAATGTAAAATTCCAATCACGAGTATGATTAGGAGGAAGGTAAGGTGTTAAGGTTTTTTACAGCTGGTGAAAGCCACGGAAAAGGAATTTTTGCTTTCTTAGAAGGAATACCGGCAAACTTTGAGATAGACTTTGAATTTGTAAACAGAGAACTTGCAAGGCGTCAAAAAGGGTATGGACGTGGTGGAAGAATGAAGATTGAAAAAGATAAAGTAGAGTTTCTTTCCGGTGTAAGACTTGGAAAAACCCTTGGTTCACCGATTCTAATGGCTGTTTGGAATAAGGATTACGAAAACTGGAAAGAGATAATGAAACCAGAACCTGGGGAGCTCCCAGAGGACAAAAAAGTTGTAAAGCCACGTCCGGGACATGCAGATTTAAGTGGAGTTCTAAAATATGATTTTGATGATGTTAGGAACGTTCTCGAAAGGTCAAGTGCAAGAGAAACTGCCGGAAGAGTAGCTGCTGGCTCTCTGTGTAAAGATATTTTAAGAAGACTAGGAATAACAATTGGGAGTTATGTCCTTTCTGTAGGAAAAGTTGAAGTTCCAAAAAGTGCTTATGCTTCTTTATCTTTTGAAGAAAGGTTTGAAAATGCAGAGAATTCCGAGGTAAGAATTCCTGTTTCTGATAGAACTTTAGAAGAAATTTTTAAAAAGGAAATAGACTCTGCAAAGGAGAAAGGAGAAAGTCTTGGTGGAATTTTTGAAGTTTTTGCTTTAAACGTTCCTGTTGGTCTTGGAAGCCATACCCAATGGGATAAAAGGCTTGATGGGATAATCGCCCAAAGTATCATGTCCATTCAGGCTATAAAAGGCGTTG contains the following coding sequences:
- the aroC gene encoding chorismate synthase produces the protein MLRFFTAGESHGKGIFAFLEGIPANFEIDFEFVNRELARRQKGYGRGGRMKIEKDKVEFLSGVRLGKTLGSPILMAVWNKDYENWKEIMKPEPGELPEDKKVVKPRPGHADLSGVLKYDFDDVRNVLERSSARETAGRVAAGSLCKDILRRLGITIGSYVLSVGKVEVPKSAYASLSFEERFENAENSEVRIPVSDRTLEEIFKKEIDSAKEKGESLGGIFEVFALNVPVGLGSHTQWDKRLDGIIAQSIMSIQAIKGVEVGMGFDTAKNYGSKVHDEIFYSEERGFYRETNNAGGIEGGMTNGMPIVVRAAMKPIPTLYSPLRSVDIRTKEPFEASIERSDVCAVPAASVVAESMLAITLLGAILEMFPADDFRRLKKWFEEYKEDLGSF